In Spinacia oleracea cultivar Varoflay chromosome 5, BTI_SOV_V1, whole genome shotgun sequence, a single window of DNA contains:
- the LOC110799679 gene encoding two-component response regulator-like APRR1 — MEIREVGPSNGKSTDQFIDRSKVRILLCDNDSKSSQEVFSLLCKCSYQVTSVKSARQVVDALNAERSEIDIILSEVDLPTKKGFKLLKYIMRDEQLQRIPVIMMSTQDEVSLVVKCLRLGAADFLVKPLRTNELLNLWTHMWRRRRMLGLAEKNIVSYDFDLAASDHSENSTTLFSDDTDDKSRRSVNPEISFTMQQEEECNKVTSDAVPANSFDCRSTLPALGDRRTGFVPFSKKGEPFLKKSEPFPKRRELKIGECSAFFTYVKTGAVESNCQTVVDVEGNAAKPSRPDDKLDTWNGHVINGNMTYENGDVWENNSHGEDFPSSTSVPDSTSMERSCTPPVTVEFMQNKSNDEGLSEVHMQPKNGKPHFDVSTLAAHAAAYPYFMSGVMNQFMMPSSAHANQKDLQNHGSSTMMPHYNHVSHSSSQVPGMAPFTYYPLGVCLPQGQTPANHQVPSFGNSFSSEAKLSKVNRREAALIKFRQKRKERCFDKKIRYVNRKKLAERRPRVRGQFVRKVNGVTVDLNGDPSADLYEEDEDEPNSSPEDDTF; from the exons ATGGAGATTCGTGAAGTTGGGCCGAGCAACGGGAAGAGTACCGATCAGTTTATTGATCGAAGCAAAGTCCGAATTTTGTTGTGTGATAATGATTCCAAAAGCTCTCAAGAGGTTTTCTCCCTCCTCTGCAAGTGTTCTTATCAgg TGACATCCGTCAAGTCAGCTAGGCAAGTTGTTGATGCACTTAATGCAGAGCGGTCTGAGATTGATATTATACTTTCTGAGGTTGATCTTCCGACAAAGAAGGggttcaagttattaaagtacaTAATGCGGGATGAACAGTTGCAACGTATACCTGTGATCA TGATGTCAACACAAGACGAAGTTTCTCTTGTTGTGAAGTGCTTGAGGCTGGGAGCAGCAGACTTCCTTGTGAAGCCATTGCGGACAAATGAGTTGTTAAACTTGTGGACTCACATGTGGAGGAGGCGGCGAATG CTTGGCCTGGCGGAGAAGAATATTGTGAGTTATGACTTCGATCTAGCTGCATCAGATCACAGTGAAAATAGCACAACACTGTTCTCTGATGACACAGATGATAAATCCCGGAGAAGTGTTAATCCAGAAATTAGCTTTACAATGCAACAGGAGGAGGAG TGTAACAAAGTCACTTCAGATGCCGTGCCTGCAAATTCATTCGATTGCCGGTCGACTTTACCAGCACTGGGTGACCGCCGAACAG GTTTTGTGCCATTTTCGAAGAAAGGAGagccatttttgaaaaaaagCGAGCCTTTTCCGAAGAGGAGAGAGCTGAAGATCGGTGAATGTTCTGCATTCTTCACTTATGTCAAAACTGGCGCAGTTGAGAGCAATTGCCAAACTGTTGTTGACGTTGAAGGTAATGCTGCTAAACCTTCCAGACCAGATGATAAATTAGATACTTGGAATGGGCATGTTATAAATGGTAATATGACTTACGAAAATGGAGACGTGTGGGAGAACAACTCACACGGGGAAGACTTCCCTAGCAGTACCAGTGTACCTGATTCCACTTCTATGGAAAGGTCGTGCACACCTCCTGTAACTGTGGAATTTATGCAAAATAAATCTAACGATGAAGGCTTATCTGAGGTGCACATGCAGCCGAAAAATGGGAAGCCGCATTTTGATGTCTCCACTTTGGCAGCACATGCTGCTGCTTATCCTTACTTCATGTCAGGAGTCATGAACCAATTTATGATGCCATCATCAGCACATGCGAATCAGAAAGATCTTCAAAACCATGGTTCATCAACTATGATGCCTCATTATAACCATGTTTCACATAGTTCATCTCAAGTACCTGGGATGGCACCATTTACTTACTACCCATTGGGTGTATGCTTACCACAGGGCCAGACGCCTGCTAACCACCAAGTGCCATCATTTGGCAATTCATTTTCTAGTGAAGCTAAATTAAGCAAAGTTAACAGGAGAGAAGCAGCTTTGATTAAATTTAGGCAGAAAAGGAAGGAGAGGTGTTTTGATAAGAAGATTAGGTATGTGAACCGCAAAAAGCTTGCTGAGAGAAGGCCACGTGTGCGTGGGCAGTTTGTGAGGAAGGTGAATGGTGTAACTGTAGATCTTAATGGAGATCCATCTGCTGACCTttatgaggaagatgaagatgaacccAATTCATCTCCAGAAGATGATACTTTTTGA